The following proteins are encoded in a genomic region of Gemmatimonadales bacterium:
- a CDS encoding glycosyltransferase → MAEAPDPALSVIIPTYNNVAVLRRCLESWQRYAAAQPVELLVIEDGCLDGTVGYLREVAATPWGARFLRWFHEDNVNQLKCNNRGFREARAPLFLVWDDDMFLEVHWLVPELLATFRAYPELGLLSLIRGLYCFPLAYPITQWEHLHDPKHLVSTLGPGLALNWFRLAEVDIVVRPWMVRRACLDKVGPLDEAFAPIEWDEADLCYRVRAQGGWKVATHGYERLGAFTHLGSSTLGRMVSEKHKAMVLPKGQLFHQRWDETIRTERSRPRRTWWRRLPPASLPLTLRRGFAFALLKLGVRTAGASFGSARSA, encoded by the coding sequence ATGGCTGAGGCACCCGACCCCGCGCTCTCGGTGATCATCCCGACCTACAACAACGTCGCCGTGCTGCGGCGCTGCCTGGAGAGCTGGCAACGGTACGCCGCGGCTCAGCCGGTGGAGCTGCTCGTCATCGAGGACGGCTGTCTCGACGGCACCGTGGGGTACCTGCGCGAGGTCGCGGCGACGCCGTGGGGCGCGCGGTTCCTGCGCTGGTTCCACGAAGACAACGTCAACCAGCTCAAGTGCAACAATCGCGGCTTCCGCGAGGCGCGCGCACCGCTGTTCCTGGTCTGGGACGACGACATGTTCCTCGAGGTCCACTGGCTCGTGCCCGAGCTGCTCGCGACCTTTCGCGCGTACCCGGAGCTCGGCCTCCTCAGCCTGATCCGCGGGCTGTACTGTTTCCCACTCGCGTACCCGATCACGCAGTGGGAGCATCTTCACGACCCGAAGCACCTGGTAAGCACGCTGGGCCCGGGCCTCGCTCTCAACTGGTTCCGCCTCGCCGAGGTGGACATCGTGGTGCGGCCGTGGATGGTGCGCCGCGCGTGCCTGGACAAGGTCGGCCCGCTCGACGAGGCCTTCGCGCCGATCGAATGGGACGAGGCGGACCTCTGCTACCGCGTCCGCGCGCAGGGCGGCTGGAAGGTGGCCACGCACGGCTACGAGCGCCTGGGGGCGTTCACGCACCTGGGGAGCAGCACCCTCGGCCGCATGGTGTCCGAGAAGCACAAGGCGATGGTGCTGCCCAAGGGCCAGTTGTTCCATCAACGCTGGGACGAGACGATCCGCACGGAGCGTTCACGCCCGCGCCGCACCTGGTGGCGGCGCCTGCCGCCAGCCAGCCTCCCGCTCACTCTGCGCCGCGGCTTCGCGTTCGCGCTGCTCAAGCTGGGCGTGCGGACCGCGGGCGCGTCGTTCGGCTCGGCGAGGTCAGCGTGA
- a CDS encoding NAD-dependent epimerase/dehydratase family protein, with the protein MSERPVRVLVTGSSGFIGGYLVQELLDHGYDVAGVDNHSKYGRVARSYDAHPRYTFRQGDCRDPALLKELVADCDHLVAGAARIGGISYFHQFAYDLLADNERIVAATFDAAIWAHRERRLKKITVMSSSMVFENATVFPTPEGHEHACPPPSSSYGFQKLACEYFARAAWDQYSLPYTIVRPFNCVGIGERKAVGGRAVKSGNVELALSHVVPDLVQKVLKGQDPLHLLGDGKQVRHYTYGGDIARGVRIAMESELALNEDFNISNDRSTTVLELAELVWEKIHHGQKPFRWVSDEPFRHDVQRRVPDTRKAREVLGFAPSTSLDTMLDEVIAWISEEIRQGTF; encoded by the coding sequence GTGAGCGAGCGACCGGTCCGCGTACTCGTCACCGGCTCGTCCGGGTTCATCGGCGGCTACCTGGTTCAAGAGCTTCTCGACCACGGCTACGACGTGGCCGGCGTGGACAACCACTCCAAGTACGGCCGCGTGGCGCGCAGCTACGACGCGCACCCGCGCTACACCTTCCGCCAGGGCGACTGCCGCGACCCGGCGCTGCTCAAGGAGCTCGTGGCCGACTGCGATCACCTGGTGGCCGGTGCGGCGCGCATCGGAGGCATCTCCTACTTCCACCAGTTCGCCTACGACCTCCTCGCGGACAACGAGCGCATCGTCGCGGCGACCTTCGACGCGGCGATCTGGGCGCACCGCGAGCGCCGCCTCAAGAAGATCACGGTCATGTCCAGCAGCATGGTCTTCGAGAATGCGACCGTCTTCCCGACCCCCGAAGGCCACGAGCATGCCTGCCCGCCGCCTTCCAGCTCGTACGGATTCCAGAAGCTGGCCTGCGAGTACTTCGCGCGGGCCGCTTGGGACCAGTACTCGTTGCCGTACACGATAGTGCGACCGTTCAACTGCGTCGGGATCGGAGAACGGAAGGCGGTGGGCGGCCGGGCCGTGAAGAGCGGCAACGTGGAGCTCGCGCTGTCGCACGTCGTCCCGGACTTGGTGCAGAAGGTCTTGAAGGGCCAGGACCCGCTCCACCTACTGGGCGACGGCAAGCAGGTGCGACACTACACCTACGGCGGAGACATCGCGCGCGGCGTCCGCATCGCGATGGAGAGCGAGCTGGCGCTGAACGAGGACTTCAACATCTCCAACGACCGGTCCACGACCGTGCTCGAGCTTGCCGAGCTGGTCTGGGAGAAGATCCACCACGGGCAGAAGCCGTTCCGCTGGGTGAGCGACGAGCCGTTCCGTCACGACGTGCAGAGGCGCGTCCCGGACACCAGGAAGGCGCGCGAGGTCCTGGGGTTCGCGCCCTCCACCTCGCTCGACACGATGCTCGACGAGGTGATCGCGTGGATCAGCGAGGAGATCCGGCAGGGTACCTTCTGA
- a CDS encoding nucleotide sugar dehydrogenase: MTTAFDRDVGVIGGCGHVGLPLALNFADKGRRTVIYDIDQRALALVAGGSMPFEEQGAPEMLARVLKAGRLECTHRAEALASCRALILIIGTPVDDHLNPALDAIPRALEACRPSLRDGQLLVLRSTVFPGTSARVQRWVRDQGLDISVAFCPERVAQGHSLREFAELPQIVSAFDERGLAEARELFGLFTSDLVEMQPMEAELAKLLTNAWRYVQFATANQFFMMAQSAGLDFHRILEGSRFNYPRLAGMPGPGFAAGPCLFKDTMQLAAFGHNQFYLGHAAMLINEGLPDFLVQQVKAKTTLTEKTAGILGMAFKAGSDDKRSSLSYKLKNILRAEAARVLCSDPHVKDQDLVPLESVLAESDVVFIGAPHPEYRGLAVPDGKTVVDVWNLLGRGYLV, encoded by the coding sequence ATGACGACTGCATTCGATAGGGACGTTGGGGTGATCGGCGGCTGCGGCCACGTAGGCCTGCCGCTGGCGCTCAACTTCGCCGACAAGGGCCGGCGCACCGTCATCTACGACATCGACCAGCGCGCGCTGGCCCTGGTGGCCGGCGGGTCAATGCCCTTCGAGGAGCAGGGCGCGCCGGAGATGCTCGCGCGCGTCCTGAAAGCGGGCCGGCTCGAGTGCACGCACCGGGCTGAAGCGCTCGCGTCGTGCCGCGCGCTCATCCTCATCATCGGCACTCCGGTCGACGACCACCTGAACCCCGCGCTCGACGCCATTCCGCGCGCCCTCGAAGCGTGCCGCCCCTCGTTGCGCGACGGGCAGCTGTTGGTGCTGCGCAGCACGGTCTTCCCCGGAACGAGTGCACGGGTGCAGCGGTGGGTTCGGGACCAGGGGCTGGACATAAGCGTGGCGTTCTGCCCCGAGCGCGTCGCGCAGGGCCACAGCCTGCGCGAGTTCGCCGAGCTGCCGCAGATCGTGAGCGCCTTCGACGAGCGGGGGCTCGCCGAGGCGCGAGAGCTTTTCGGGCTCTTCACGAGTGATCTCGTCGAGATGCAGCCCATGGAGGCGGAGCTGGCCAAGCTGCTCACCAATGCGTGGCGCTACGTCCAGTTCGCGACCGCGAACCAGTTCTTCATGATGGCGCAGAGCGCGGGGCTGGATTTCCACCGCATCCTCGAGGGCAGCCGGTTCAATTATCCGCGCCTGGCCGGGATGCCGGGACCGGGGTTCGCGGCGGGGCCCTGCCTCTTCAAGGACACGATGCAGCTCGCCGCGTTCGGCCACAACCAGTTCTACCTCGGCCACGCCGCGATGCTGATCAACGAAGGACTGCCCGACTTCCTGGTGCAGCAGGTGAAGGCGAAGACCACGCTGACGGAAAAGACCGCGGGCATCCTCGGCATGGCGTTCAAGGCCGGGAGCGACGACAAGCGGAGCAGTCTCTCCTACAAGCTCAAGAACATCCTCCGAGCCGAGGCGGCGCGCGTGCTCTGCTCGGACCCGCACGTGAAGGACCAGGACCTCGTGCCGCTGGAAAGTGTCCTCGCGGAATCGGACGTGGTGTTCATCGGGGCGCCGCACCCCGAGTACCGCGGCCTCGCGGTGCCCGACGGCAAGACCGTGGTCGATGTCTGGAACCTGCTCGGGCGGGGGTACCTGGTGTGA
- a CDS encoding oligosaccharide flippase family protein, giving the protein MLAFTARRGARDAGWSLAGTVATAALGVGTTILLARSLGPAGFGTVAVALAIVFTVAGLSDLGFSVAFVRLGSPEIMGGRDIRHLHTIFLGLRVGVALTIALGVTLAGRWILPSLQLPPGMPWLAAAAAACGVAMAAGAHYVSVLQVVRDQRSLAVTRSGLAAARLATYATLAVAGGLTITAALAVTLIAVAAEAGAMYWTSHRTVPLWPPILRKPPGEWLTFSVWMAVPAVAYALVGQSDTLLLSALSGVTETGIWNAAARVSGVLLLASGAAWSVALPYATAIIEHQQLKRYLRLVRNGALVLAAAAAAGIWLAPWIVEVLYGTRYTSAAGVLRVLLAANVIGSVNLLLVPVGLRLGHTRLVAMVGVVEFAVNLGGDLLWIPRYGAMGSAAATLLMHVAGAGVLAAGIALTLRRRGGDALATHIG; this is encoded by the coding sequence CTGCTGGCGTTCACCGCCCGCCGGGGCGCCCGCGACGCCGGCTGGTCGCTCGCGGGCACCGTCGCCACCGCCGCGCTCGGGGTCGGTACCACCATCCTGCTCGCGCGCAGCCTCGGCCCCGCAGGATTCGGCACGGTCGCCGTCGCCCTCGCCATCGTGTTCACCGTCGCCGGCCTCTCGGACCTAGGGTTCTCCGTCGCCTTCGTGCGGCTCGGCAGCCCCGAGATCATGGGCGGCCGCGACATCCGGCATCTCCACACGATCTTCCTGGGCCTGCGCGTCGGCGTCGCCCTCACGATCGCGCTCGGGGTGACACTCGCGGGCCGGTGGATCCTGCCATCGCTCCAACTCCCCCCGGGCATGCCCTGGCTGGCCGCCGCGGCGGCGGCGTGCGGCGTCGCGATGGCGGCGGGCGCCCACTACGTCTCCGTCCTACAGGTCGTGCGCGACCAGCGCTCGCTCGCGGTCACCCGCTCGGGACTCGCCGCGGCGCGGCTCGCGACCTACGCCACGCTCGCCGTTGCCGGCGGCCTCACGATCACCGCCGCGCTCGCGGTGACCCTGATCGCCGTCGCCGCCGAGGCGGGGGCGATGTACTGGACCTCCCACCGCACCGTACCTCTTTGGCCTCCCATCCTCCGGAAGCCGCCCGGGGAATGGCTCACCTTTTCGGTGTGGATGGCGGTCCCGGCGGTGGCGTACGCCCTGGTCGGGCAGAGCGACACGCTGCTGCTATCCGCGCTGTCAGGCGTCACGGAAACCGGGATATGGAACGCGGCGGCGCGGGTCTCGGGAGTGCTGCTGCTCGCGTCGGGCGCCGCGTGGTCGGTGGCGCTTCCCTACGCCACGGCGATCATCGAGCACCAGCAGCTGAAGCGCTATCTTCGCCTGGTGCGGAACGGGGCCCTGGTGCTGGCGGCGGCGGCCGCCGCCGGCATCTGGCTGGCCCCGTGGATCGTCGAAGTCCTCTACGGCACGCGGTACACGTCCGCCGCCGGCGTGTTGCGCGTCCTGCTCGCGGCCAACGTCATCGGGTCGGTGAACCTGCTGCTCGTGCCGGTCGGGCTGCGGCTCGGTCACACCCGCCTGGTGGCGATGGTCGGGGTGGTCGAGTTCGCGGTGAACCTTGGCGGCGACCTGCTCTGGATACCGCGGTACGGCGCGATGGGGAGCGCCGCGGCCACCTTGCTCATGCACGTCGCCGGCGCCGGCGTCCTTGCCGCGGGGATCGCGCTCACCCTGCGCCGCCGTGGCGGGGACGCCCTGGCCACGCATATTGGATGA
- the rfaE1 gene encoding D-glycero-beta-D-manno-heptose-7-phosphate kinase translates to MIVRERIIALLDAMKGRRIVVVGDAMLDIYLIGDVERISPEAPVPVVTVQERRYALGGAANVAANVAAIGAEVTFVGAIGDDQRGEQLRTELAAAGIRDDGVIVVTARPTTSKTRVVARSQQLVRIDEEEDTLLDGEALEELKDRLKRALKNADAILLEDYNKGTLAPTVIEAALQGARKRGIPSVVDPKYKHFFNYKGATVFKPNRRELEAALGAAVDLEHADALPMVMAQLEVDNLLLTLGPQGMALLAKDGAITRFPTHAREVYDVSGAGDTVTAWVGTALAAGATMREATVLANYAAGIEVGKAGVAVVTREEVLELYERRFDEVGMFRRGGVL, encoded by the coding sequence GTGATCGTTCGCGAGCGCATCATCGCCCTGCTGGACGCAATGAAGGGCCGCCGCATCGTCGTGGTCGGCGACGCCATGCTCGACATCTATCTCATCGGGGACGTGGAGCGCATTTCCCCCGAGGCGCCGGTCCCGGTCGTCACGGTGCAGGAGCGGCGGTACGCCCTCGGCGGGGCCGCGAACGTGGCGGCCAACGTGGCCGCGATCGGCGCGGAGGTCACGTTCGTCGGCGCGATCGGGGACGACCAGCGTGGTGAGCAGCTGCGTACCGAGCTGGCGGCCGCGGGGATCCGCGACGACGGCGTCATCGTAGTGACCGCGCGGCCCACCACGTCCAAGACGCGCGTCGTGGCGCGCAGCCAGCAGCTGGTGCGGATCGACGAAGAAGAGGACACGCTCCTCGACGGCGAAGCGCTGGAGGAGCTGAAGGACCGGCTCAAGCGCGCCCTCAAGAACGCCGACGCGATCCTGCTCGAGGACTACAACAAGGGCACCCTGGCGCCGACCGTCATCGAGGCGGCACTCCAGGGAGCACGCAAGCGCGGCATCCCGTCGGTCGTGGACCCCAAGTACAAGCATTTCTTCAACTACAAGGGCGCCACCGTCTTCAAGCCTAACCGGCGCGAACTGGAAGCGGCCCTCGGCGCCGCCGTGGACCTGGAGCACGCCGATGCGCTGCCCATGGTGATGGCGCAACTCGAGGTGGACAACCTCCTCCTCACGCTGGGGCCGCAAGGCATGGCGCTGCTCGCCAAGGACGGCGCCATAACGCGATTCCCTACCCACGCGCGCGAGGTGTACGACGTTTCCGGCGCGGGCGACACGGTCACAGCGTGGGTCGGCACGGCGCTAGCCGCGGGAGCGACCATGCGCGAGGCGACGGTGCTCGCGAACTACGCCGCCGGCATCGAGGTGGGCAAGGCGGGCGTCGCCGTCGTCACGCGCGAAGAGGTGCTCGAGCTGTACGAGCGGCGGTTCGACGAAGTGGGGATGTTCCGGCGGGGGGGAGTGCTGTAG
- a CDS encoding NAD(P)/FAD-dependent oxidoreductase, protein MDVDAMVIGAGVIGLACARELAARGHEVIVVERHERFGVETSSRNSEVVHAGIYYPPGSLKATLCASGNRSLYAWCETHDVPHRRIGKLIVATSSDEEPRLDEIGRRAEANGVRSLRTLSAVETRTLEPRVRATAALWSPDTGIVDSHAFMASLLADAGGHGCTVAWRHTLAGVDAMEGGYRLTARANDGACTAVTARWVVNSAGLEADRVAALAGFDVEACGYRVHFARGHYFRVHPRKRHLASHLIYPTPQPAGLGIHVTLDLAGGIRLGPDVEYLSARVQDYGVAEGLRETFHAAASRYLEGLEPEDLSPDLAGIRPKLQGPGEGFRDFVISEESDSGRPGWVNLIGIESPGLTCSLAIGELVGNLLERPS, encoded by the coding sequence ATGGACGTTGACGCCATGGTCATCGGCGCCGGGGTCATCGGCCTCGCGTGCGCCCGGGAGCTCGCCGCGCGCGGGCACGAGGTGATAGTCGTGGAGCGGCACGAGCGCTTCGGGGTGGAAACGAGCAGCCGGAACAGCGAGGTCGTGCACGCCGGCATCTACTACCCACCCGGCAGCCTCAAGGCCACGCTGTGTGCGAGCGGCAACCGCAGCCTCTACGCCTGGTGTGAGACGCACGACGTGCCGCACCGCCGGATCGGCAAGCTCATCGTCGCAACCTCGAGCGACGAGGAGCCGAGGCTCGACGAGATCGGGCGACGCGCCGAAGCCAACGGGGTGCGATCGCTCCGTACGCTGTCGGCCGTGGAGACCCGCACCCTCGAGCCCCGGGTGCGGGCGACGGCCGCGCTCTGGTCGCCGGACACAGGGATCGTCGACTCGCACGCATTCATGGCCAGCCTGCTCGCCGACGCCGGAGGCCATGGGTGCACGGTGGCCTGGCGGCACACGCTCGCCGGGGTCGATGCCATGGAGGGCGGGTATCGGCTGACCGCGCGCGCAAACGATGGCGCCTGCACCGCGGTCACGGCGCGCTGGGTGGTCAACTCGGCGGGCCTGGAAGCGGACCGGGTCGCCGCGCTCGCGGGGTTCGACGTGGAGGCGTGCGGCTACCGGGTGCACTTCGCGCGGGGGCATTATTTTCGGGTGCACCCGCGGAAGCGGCACCTGGCGAGCCACCTCATCTACCCGACGCCGCAACCGGCCGGGCTGGGGATCCACGTGACGCTGGACCTGGCAGGCGGTATCCGGCTGGGTCCCGACGTCGAGTACCTTTCCGCTCGGGTGCAGGACTACGGGGTCGCCGAGGGTTTGCGCGAGACGTTTCACGCGGCGGCATCGCGGTATCTCGAAGGCCTGGAGCCGGAGGATCTCTCGCCCGATCTGGCCGGCATCCGGCCCAAGCTGCAGGGGCCCGGCGAAGGCTTCCGTGACTTCGTGATCAGTGAAGAGTCGGATAGTGGCCGTCCAGGCTGGGTCAACCTGATCGGCATCGAATCGCCCGGACTCACGTGCTCGCTGGCCATCGGCGAACTCGTGGGCAACCTGCTGGAGCGCCCGTCGTGA
- a CDS encoding asparaginase: MTSTVDAVRGHVVESRHRVSIAVVSSDGALVARSGDPGLVTFWRSAAKLFQAIPLVSDGAADALGVDDEELALACASHNGEARHVEVARSFLGRSGSNEGDLVCGPHESLSEPVARAMAERGEKPTRAHSNCSGKHSGMLALARFHGWEKSGYALPDHPVQRRCLAEVASWTGLGESQISLATDGCGVPSFALPIRSMALAFARLSVVAAGEEGAPVSNGASAAARRIVAAVRADPFLIAGTGRLDTELLEAGGGKILAKVGAEGVYSAALTEQRLGVAIKVEDGDMRCLAPALLAVLDQLAPGAARVSESHREPPIRNSVGAVVGRLVATVNLERPT, translated from the coding sequence ATGACCTCCACCGTTGACGCCGTCCGAGGCCACGTAGTCGAGTCGCGCCACCGGGTCTCCATCGCGGTCGTTTCGAGCGACGGGGCACTGGTCGCGCGGAGCGGCGATCCCGGCCTCGTGACCTTCTGGCGCTCCGCGGCCAAGCTTTTCCAGGCGATCCCGCTCGTGTCCGACGGCGCGGCCGACGCCCTGGGCGTGGACGACGAGGAGCTGGCCCTCGCCTGCGCCTCGCACAACGGCGAGGCCAGGCACGTGGAAGTGGCGCGGAGCTTCCTGGGCCGCTCCGGATCGAACGAGGGCGATCTCGTCTGTGGGCCCCATGAGTCGCTCTCCGAACCGGTCGCCCGCGCCATGGCCGAGCGCGGCGAGAAGCCGACCCGGGCGCACAGCAATTGCTCGGGGAAGCACTCGGGGATGCTGGCACTCGCGCGATTCCACGGTTGGGAGAAATCGGGCTACGCGCTGCCCGACCACCCGGTGCAGCGGCGCTGCCTGGCTGAGGTCGCATCGTGGACCGGCCTCGGAGAATCGCAGATCTCGCTCGCGACGGACGGATGCGGCGTGCCGAGCTTCGCGCTCCCGATCCGGTCCATGGCGCTGGCGTTCGCGCGTCTCTCGGTCGTCGCCGCGGGCGAGGAGGGAGCCCCGGTATCGAACGGCGCGAGCGCGGCGGCGCGGCGCATCGTTGCGGCGGTACGCGCCGACCCGTTCCTCATCGCGGGCACGGGACGCCTCGATACCGAGCTCCTCGAAGCCGGCGGCGGCAAGATCCTGGCCAAGGTGGGCGCCGAAGGCGTCTACTCGGCGGCGCTGACGGAGCAGCGGCTGGGCGTCGCGATCAAGGTCGAGGATGGCGACATGCGATGCCTGGCGCCTGCTCTCCTCGCGGTGCTCGACCAGCTCGCGCCCGGCGCGGCGCGGGTGAGCGAGTCCCACCGCGAGCCCCCGATCCGGAACAGCGTCGGCGCCGTGGTCGGTCGCTTGGTCGCCACCGTCAATCTCGAACGGCCCACATGA
- a CDS encoding carboxymuconolactone decarboxylase family protein produces MPASGEGADAADYDRWREWLSRGEETGRRIYGPQFDQLRRNVAALHPALDLWIVVDGYGRTISRPALDMTRRELCSIAMLVPQNAPRQLHSHLRGALNVGATPDQVAAVLALAGEVGLPGSRVDAARALWHDFAASANGQRPTANG; encoded by the coding sequence GTGCCCGCGTCCGGGGAGGGCGCCGACGCCGCGGACTACGATCGTTGGAGGGAGTGGCTCTCGCGTGGAGAGGAAACCGGCCGCCGCATCTACGGCCCGCAGTTCGACCAGCTGCGGCGCAACGTGGCCGCCCTGCACCCGGCGCTCGATCTCTGGATCGTCGTGGACGGGTACGGGCGTACCATCAGCCGGCCGGCGCTCGACATGACCAGGCGTGAGCTGTGCTCGATCGCCATGCTCGTTCCCCAGAACGCGCCCCGGCAGCTGCACTCGCACCTGCGTGGCGCGCTGAACGTCGGTGCGACGCCTGACCAGGTTGCCGCTGTCCTGGCGCTCGCCGGAGAGGTCGGACTTCCGGGCTCGCGAGTGGACGCTGCACGCGCCCTGTGGCACGACTTCGCTGCTTCCGCCAACGGCCAACGGCCGACGGCCAACGGCTGA